One genomic region from Accipiter gentilis chromosome Z, bAccGen1.1, whole genome shotgun sequence encodes:
- the LOC126035936 gene encoding interferon-like codes for MAAPATPQPRRPHGAPALLLLLPALATALACHHLRPRDATFPWDSLQLLQAMAPSTPQPCHHQQAPFFPDALLHTNHPQQAAATALRILQHLFATLSSPTTPQHWDAQARHHLLNNLQHHIHQLQQCLPANATLLQGRGPRNLLLNVNKYFRRIHDFLHTHNHSACAWDHVRLEARVCFQHLHNLTRTIPS; via the coding sequence atggctgcgcccgcaaccccacagccccgccggccgcacggcgccccggcgctcctgctcctcctgccggctctcgccaccgccctcgcctgccaccacctgcgtccccgcgacgccaccttcccctgggacagcctccagctcctccaggccatggctcccagcaccccacagccctgccaccaccagcaggcgcccttcttccccgacgccctcctccacaccaaccacccacagcaagccgccgccaccgccctccgcatcctccagcacctcttcgccaccctcagcagccccaccaccccccaacactgggacgcccaggcacgacaccacctcctcaacaacctccagcaccacatccaccagctccagcaatgcctgccagccaacgccacgctcctccaaggccgagggccccgcaacctgctgctcaacgtCAACAAATACTTCCGCCGCATCCACGACTTCCTCCACACCCACAACCACAGCGCCTGCGCCTGGGACCACGTCCGCCTCGAAGCTCGCGTCTGCTTCCAACACCTCCACAACCTCACCCGCACCATCCCCAGTTAG